From one Catenuloplanes nepalensis genomic stretch:
- a CDS encoding acyl-CoA dehydrogenase family protein, whose translation MSTIPSFDAYQLPEDHDAVREAVRAVCDAKVAPNAAEADEKAEFPVASYDALRAADFHAPHIPERFGGAGADALATAIVIEEVARACASSSLIPAVNKLGTMPLLLAASVSLQERYLRPVAAGEAMFSYCLSEPEAGSDAASMTTRAERDGDHYVLNGAKRWITNAGVSDFYTVFAVTDPAARSRGISAFVVEKSDNGVSFGAPEKKLGIKGSPTREVYLDNVRIPADRMIGDPGTGFGTAMRTLDHTRVTIAAQAVGIAQGALDFALGYVKERRQFGRAIADFQGIQFMLADMGMKLEAARQLTYVAAGKSERGDADLTYFGAAAKCFASDAAMDITTDAVQLLGGYGYTHDYPVERMMRDAKITQIYEGTNQVQRIVMSRQLLKG comes from the coding sequence ATGTCGACAATCCCATCGTTCGATGCGTATCAGCTGCCTGAAGATCATGATGCGGTACGTGAAGCAGTTCGCGCGGTGTGTGACGCCAAAGTCGCACCAAACGCGGCCGAAGCGGACGAAAAGGCCGAGTTTCCGGTGGCTTCCTACGACGCGCTGCGCGCCGCGGATTTTCACGCACCTCACATCCCGGAGCGGTTCGGCGGCGCCGGTGCGGACGCGCTCGCGACCGCCATCGTGATCGAGGAGGTGGCTCGCGCCTGCGCCTCGTCCTCGCTGATCCCGGCGGTGAACAAGCTCGGCACCATGCCGTTGTTGCTGGCAGCGTCGGTTTCTCTCCAGGAGCGTTACCTCCGTCCGGTCGCGGCCGGGGAAGCGATGTTCAGCTACTGCCTGTCCGAACCGGAGGCGGGCAGCGACGCCGCGTCGATGACCACCCGCGCTGAACGTGACGGCGATCACTATGTGCTCAACGGTGCCAAGCGATGGATCACCAATGCCGGCGTCTCCGACTTCTACACGGTCTTCGCGGTCACCGACCCGGCCGCTCGTTCCCGCGGCATTTCCGCTTTTGTCGTAGAAAAGTCGGACAATGGTGTTTCTTTTGGTGCGCCGGAGAAGAAGCTCGGCATCAAGGGCTCGCCGACCCGCGAGGTCTACCTCGACAACGTGCGCATCCCGGCGGACCGCATGATCGGCGACCCCGGCACCGGATTCGGCACCGCCATGCGCACGCTCGACCACACCCGCGTCACGATCGCGGCCCAGGCCGTCGGCATCGCGCAGGGCGCGCTGGACTTCGCGCTCGGCTACGTCAAGGAGCGCCGGCAGTTCGGCCGCGCGATCGCCGACTTCCAGGGCATCCAGTTCATGCTCGCCGACATGGGCATGAAGCTGGAGGCGGCCCGCCAGCTCACCTACGTCGCCGCCGGCAAGTCCGAGCGCGGCGACGCCGACCTCACCTACTTCGGCGCCGCGGCCAAGTGCTTCGCCTCCGACGCCGCCATGGACATCACCACCGACGCCGTCCAGCTCCTCGGCGGCTACGGCTACACCCACGACTACCCCGTCGAACGCATGATGCGCGACGCCAAGATCACCCAGATTTACGAGGGCACGAATCAAGTGCAGCGAATCGTGATGTCGCGGCAGCT